One part of the Candidatus Kouleothrix ribensis genome encodes these proteins:
- a CDS encoding Ig-like domain-containing protein → MRILRWAGRFWTGGLAVTVVLAGLLLGLRLALPLLDTPPTLRASDPADRAEAVPARAPLILYFSGPMNPASVEAALVISPTVRWSPIWSDDRATLTISPTEALQPASDYRLTLGTRALSRNFRALAAPITLGFRTAPAPAVLAVQPPAGAAAVPLDSPISITFSRAIVPAATLMQARELPELRFDPPLAGYATWLDPATVLFRPAAPLRPATRYRATLASTLADANGAQLRDDYEWSFSTPAPQVLATTPADGARLVPPRATLALTVSLPLALESLRATLVFSPAIAGDLAATTLPDGRQLITLAPAGQLLAGTTYTATLPAGVAPAEGTLPLVQPVRWSFTTAPQPGLTARFPGEGQTLPRDQEIRLVFNTPMDRAAIQAALRLVPPATGLRVTTGDAEVRIRADLSAATVYTLTVPAELPDRNGIPLGQAYQMRFLTAPAGPALALPEVPAHLAQALPSQPADLLLQRTNLSALELDLYALDEAVLVRALGFHEADWAGFQPERYGQVRLRAWRVPLTDPLNASVESRVPITADQGAPLPAGAYYLRVRTLEGPRADLLLLVSRTRLTMQAREGDTGAGAALVWATDVISGTPLAELPIALYQGGALVQQARTDQQGIARFSGLGRAASGVVALAGGPQVGVISGERGYSGSSGGLFLVTDSTSYYPGEPVRIAGFARAEPGAAPPSVSVAIRSLRLDERIYQAIVQPGPTGVLSATVRLPPGTPPGTYSLSASAGDATVQAIFTIEPPDSTPLQLAIQAPTTLAGGDDVPLAVELRTPEGLPVAGAAISWTLTAEREPFAAGAGFTFGDDERVQAPIEQRAGVSYSDPAGRFALLITDLDIADAPMRYRFTARARTPDGAGAYGMREFRIAPASRSAGVRLASRIFAIGRPGTIELLALDASGQPAPRANLRVEVYRRTWERADSTAAGPAGVRWLPRDQIAFSRSAVSGGDGRVVLSLALASGGAYRLRISTPESADNAVYSAVSLWASAPGFSGWGQLPGDTPLLIADRDAYRPGETATLLLAGPGGLASTLVTQGAPAGLAAQLRTIRAGEPFTLTVEPGDAPSLPVSLVLAPRASASPAIAALKPLTIASTSLPILGAGRGLAVALSLDRAAYAPGATATLTITTSDADGNGVSADVLLGLANAAYAPAVALGDAFRARVAPLIGVPPAPQPGALAPSTRPRGAAGQPAVRGYYWNPALRTNATGVLTVTVQLPPQPATLSAQVWASAGEPSGQAQQTLTITEPFTLALFAPAALRAGDQLLLVAQAHNAGPAARALELNLAAAGIELLGSATPIQQAIVAPGETRRFSWPVRVLDAAALRGSLSAQVDRSPLAPIVLQQPILPQGSPAGQANRSLALLREYLDPETGQPLDLRLLRVGQLVRARLTIVNNQARRRLVIDEPLPAGATLIETTPGAFELVRAPGRLALTRASADAGILQFEYTLRMVAAGSYGVPAPEAHAADAQGYGNRQQLIVAAE, encoded by the coding sequence GTGCGCATCCTGCGCTGGGCTGGTCGCTTCTGGACGGGGGGCTTGGCTGTAACGGTGGTATTGGCCGGGCTGCTGCTTGGCCTACGCCTGGCGTTGCCGCTGCTCGACACCCCGCCAACCCTGCGTGCGTCCGATCCGGCCGATCGCGCCGAGGCCGTGCCGGCGCGCGCCCCGCTAATCTTGTACTTTTCCGGGCCGATGAACCCGGCTAGCGTCGAGGCGGCGCTGGTGATCAGCCCGACCGTGCGCTGGTCGCCGATCTGGAGCGACGACCGCGCCACGCTCACGATCTCGCCAACCGAGGCGCTGCAGCCGGCCAGCGACTATCGCCTGACGCTGGGCACGCGCGCGCTCAGCCGCAACTTTCGCGCGCTGGCGGCGCCGATCACGCTGGGGTTCCGCACCGCGCCCGCCCCGGCTGTGCTGGCAGTGCAGCCGCCGGCCGGCGCTGCCGCTGTGCCGCTCGATAGCCCGATCAGTATCACGTTCAGCCGCGCGATTGTGCCGGCCGCCACGCTAATGCAGGCGCGCGAGCTGCCCGAGCTGCGCTTCGACCCGCCGCTGGCCGGGTATGCGACATGGCTTGATCCGGCCACGGTACTGTTCCGCCCGGCTGCGCCGCTACGGCCGGCTACCCGCTACCGCGCAACACTCGCATCAACCCTTGCCGATGCGAATGGCGCGCAGCTGCGCGACGATTACGAGTGGAGCTTCAGCACGCCGGCCCCGCAGGTGCTCGCCACCACGCCGGCCGATGGCGCGCGGCTGGTTCCACCCCGCGCCACCCTGGCGCTGACGGTCTCGCTGCCGCTGGCGCTCGAGTCGCTACGCGCCACGCTGGTGTTCTCGCCGGCGATTGCGGGCGACCTGGCGGCGACGACGTTGCCAGACGGCCGGCAGCTGATCACGCTGGCGCCGGCCGGCCAGCTGCTGGCAGGCACCACCTACACCGCTACGCTGCCGGCCGGCGTCGCGCCGGCCGAGGGCACTCTGCCGCTGGTTCAGCCTGTGCGCTGGAGCTTTACAACCGCCCCACAGCCCGGCCTGACGGCACGCTTCCCCGGCGAGGGCCAGACATTGCCGCGCGATCAGGAGATCCGGCTGGTGTTCAACACGCCCATGGATCGTGCCGCCATCCAGGCCGCGCTGCGGCTCGTCCCGCCAGCCACCGGCCTGCGCGTCACTACCGGCGACGCGGAAGTGCGCATTCGGGCCGACCTGAGCGCGGCCACCGTGTATACGCTGACCGTACCGGCTGAACTGCCCGACCGCAACGGCATCCCGCTGGGCCAGGCCTACCAGATGCGCTTCCTGACCGCGCCGGCCGGCCCGGCGCTGGCGCTGCCCGAGGTGCCGGCACACCTGGCCCAGGCTCTGCCCAGCCAGCCGGCCGATCTGCTGCTGCAACGCACCAACCTCTCAGCGCTCGAGCTCGATCTGTACGCGCTCGACGAAGCGGTGCTGGTACGCGCGCTGGGCTTTCACGAGGCCGACTGGGCCGGATTCCAGCCCGAGCGCTATGGCCAGGTGCGCCTGCGGGCCTGGCGCGTGCCGCTGACCGACCCGCTGAATGCCTCGGTCGAGTCGCGCGTGCCGATAACAGCCGACCAGGGCGCGCCCCTGCCGGCCGGCGCCTACTACCTGCGCGTGCGCACGCTCGAGGGGCCACGCGCCGATCTGCTACTGCTGGTGTCGCGCACACGCCTGACCATGCAGGCGCGCGAAGGCGATACCGGCGCGGGCGCGGCGCTGGTGTGGGCCACCGATGTGATCAGCGGCACGCCGCTGGCCGAGTTGCCAATCGCGCTATACCAGGGCGGCGCGCTGGTGCAGCAGGCCCGCACCGACCAGCAGGGCATCGCGCGATTCAGCGGCCTCGGCCGGGCTGCCTCCGGCGTGGTAGCGCTGGCCGGCGGCCCGCAGGTGGGCGTGATCAGCGGCGAGCGCGGCTACAGCGGCTCATCCGGAGGGCTGTTCCTCGTTACCGACAGCACGAGCTACTACCCTGGCGAACCAGTGCGCATAGCCGGGTTTGCGCGTGCCGAGCCGGGCGCTGCCCCTCCCAGCGTTAGCGTGGCCATCCGCAGCCTGCGGCTCGACGAGCGGATCTACCAGGCGATCGTGCAGCCTGGCCCAACCGGCGTGCTCAGCGCGACGGTGCGGCTGCCGCCGGGCACGCCGCCCGGCACGTATAGCCTGAGCGCCAGCGCTGGTGATGCTACCGTGCAGGCAATCTTCACGATCGAGCCGCCCGACAGCACGCCGCTGCAGCTCGCCATTCAGGCGCCCACGACCCTGGCTGGCGGCGACGATGTGCCGCTGGCGGTCGAACTGCGTACGCCCGAGGGCCTGCCAGTAGCCGGCGCGGCGATCTCGTGGACCCTGACCGCCGAGCGTGAGCCGTTCGCAGCCGGCGCTGGCTTTACTTTTGGCGACGACGAGCGCGTCCAGGCGCCGATCGAACAGCGTGCCGGGGTGTCGTATTCCGATCCGGCCGGGCGCTTCGCACTCCTGATCACCGACCTCGATATTGCCGATGCGCCAATGCGCTACCGCTTCACTGCGCGCGCGCGCACCCCCGATGGTGCCGGCGCATATGGCATGCGCGAGTTCCGCATCGCGCCGGCATCGCGCTCGGCCGGGGTGCGGCTCGCCAGCCGGATCTTCGCGATCGGGCGCCCCGGCACGATTGAGCTGCTGGCGCTCGACGCCAGCGGGCAGCCAGCGCCCCGCGCCAACCTGCGGGTCGAGGTGTACCGGCGCACGTGGGAGCGCGCCGATAGCACGGCGGCCGGCCCGGCCGGCGTGCGCTGGCTGCCGCGCGATCAGATCGCGTTTAGCCGCAGTGCCGTCAGCGGCGGCGATGGGCGGGTGGTGCTTTCGCTGGCCCTTGCGAGTGGTGGCGCGTACCGGCTGCGCATCAGCACGCCCGAAAGCGCCGACAATGCCGTGTACAGCGCGGTATCGCTGTGGGCCAGCGCCCCCGGCTTCAGCGGCTGGGGCCAGCTACCCGGCGATACGCCGCTCCTGATCGCCGATAGGGATGCGTACCGCCCCGGCGAGACGGCCACGCTGCTGCTGGCCGGGCCAGGTGGCCTGGCCAGCACGCTTGTGACGCAGGGCGCCCCCGCCGGCCTGGCGGCACAGCTGCGTACCATCCGCGCCGGTGAGCCGTTTACGCTCACGGTCGAGCCGGGCGACGCGCCTTCCCTGCCGGTGTCGCTGGTGCTGGCACCCCGCGCGAGCGCGTCGCCGGCCATCGCCGCGCTCAAGCCGCTGACGATTGCCAGCACCAGCCTGCCGATTCTTGGCGCGGGCCGGGGCCTGGCCGTCGCACTCAGCCTCGATCGGGCCGCCTACGCGCCTGGCGCTACCGCCACACTCACTATCACCACCAGCGATGCTGATGGTAATGGCGTATCGGCCGATGTGCTGCTGGGCCTGGCCAATGCGGCATATGCGCCGGCAGTGGCGCTGGGCGATGCGTTTCGCGCGCGCGTGGCACCGCTGATCGGCGTGCCGCCGGCTCCCCAGCCCGGCGCACTCGCGCCATCCACCCGGCCGCGTGGTGCCGCCGGCCAGCCGGCGGTGCGCGGCTATTACTGGAACCCGGCGCTGCGCACGAACGCCACCGGTGTGCTGACCGTAACCGTGCAGCTGCCACCCCAGCCGGCCACGCTGTCGGCGCAGGTGTGGGCCAGCGCAGGCGAGCCTAGCGGCCAGGCCCAGCAGACGCTCACGATCACCGAGCCGTTTACGCTGGCGCTATTCGCGCCGGCGGCACTGCGCGCAGGCGATCAGCTGCTGCTGGTGGCGCAGGCGCACAATGCCGGGCCGGCCGCGCGTGCGCTCGAGCTGAACCTGGCAGCCGCCGGCATCGAGCTGCTCGGCAGCGCAACGCCGATCCAGCAGGCGATCGTGGCGCCGGGCGAGACGCGCCGCTTCAGCTGGCCGGTGCGCGTGCTAGACGCCGCCGCACTGCGCGGCAGCCTGAGCGCGCAGGTCGACCGCTCGCCGCTCGCGCCGATCGTGCTCCAGCAACCCATCCTGCCGCAAGGCAGCCCGGCCGGCCAGGCCAACCGCAGCCTGGCGCTGCTGCGCGAGTACCTTGATCCAGAGACTGGCCAGCCGCTCGATCTCAGGCTGCTACGCGTCGGGCAGCTGGTGCGCGCGCGCCTGACGATCGTGAACAACCAGGCCCGGCGCAGGCTGGTGATCGACGAGCCGCTGCCCGCCGGCGCTACGCTGATCGAAACGACGCCGGGCGCCTTCGAGCTGGTGCGCGCGCCTGGCCGGCTCGCGCTGACCCGCGCCAGTGCCGACGCCGGTATTCTGCAGTTTGAGTACACGCTGCGGATGGTAGCGGCCGGCAGCTATGGCGTACCAGCGCCTGAAGCACACGCGGCCGATGCCCAGGGTTATGGCAATCGCCAGCAGCTGATCGTTGCGGCCGAATAG
- a CDS encoding redoxin domain-containing protein, which produces MDTYYSLLDIPAHATAAEIESAYQRQLERYSPARVAELGAEFRTIAEARSSAIAQAYAVLASPERRQAYDASIGAAGRVAAVRRVGLSRREIAMAAGGALAGLLVIAIVWLLADQRAAASLPPAAQVNRPAPGFALPGLDGTQVQLSDYRGKVVLLNFWYTGCAPCREETPALQAAYQQLSNQGLQIIGVNVRQNERSGADGEADIRKFIAANQVTYPIALDHDSQVDRDYQVYVLPTSVMIDRAGNIRYLLFSAVTTKDVEALFTKLQQETSAQR; this is translated from the coding sequence ATGGATACATACTACAGTTTACTCGACATACCCGCCCACGCGACGGCGGCTGAGATCGAGTCGGCCTACCAGCGCCAGCTCGAGCGCTACAGCCCTGCGCGGGTGGCCGAGCTGGGCGCTGAATTTCGCACGATCGCCGAGGCGCGCAGCAGCGCGATTGCGCAGGCCTACGCGGTGCTTGCAAGCCCCGAGCGCCGGCAGGCCTACGACGCCAGCATCGGTGCGGCTGGGCGCGTAGCGGCGGTGCGGCGCGTGGGCCTGAGCCGCCGCGAGATCGCCATGGCCGCCGGCGGTGCGCTGGCCGGGCTGCTGGTGATCGCGATCGTCTGGCTGCTGGCCGATCAGCGCGCTGCAGCCAGCCTACCGCCGGCCGCGCAGGTCAATCGCCCGGCGCCCGGCTTCGCGCTGCCCGGCCTCGACGGCACGCAGGTGCAGCTGAGCGATTACCGCGGCAAGGTGGTGCTGCTGAATTTCTGGTACACCGGCTGCGCGCCATGCCGCGAAGAGACCCCGGCATTACAGGCGGCCTACCAGCAACTGAGCAACCAGGGCCTGCAGATTATCGGCGTGAACGTGCGCCAGAACGAGCGCAGCGGTGCCGATGGCGAGGCCGACATTCGCAAGTTCATCGCGGCGAACCAGGTGACCTACCCGATCGCACTCGATCACGATAGCCAGGTCGATCGCGACTACCAGGTGTATGTCTTGCCGACCAGCGTGATGATCGATCGGGCAGGAAATATTCGGTACCTGCTGTTTAGCGCCGTGACAACGAAGGATGTTGAGGCGCTGTTTACTAAACTGCAACAAGAAACGTCAGCACAGCGCTGA
- a CDS encoding HEAT repeat domain-containing protein has protein sequence MFDQDTWRRQIADQLNGFARNPRQEIQLAGAPSLLSYLVARTLAPFLEAFQREPIAAVLTLAAITHSPGADQIVQRAARMRYQSAAQIDRELRASRDIRIAVEQLLLELQTIALVRQRLNGGREEWARGTLDRELDLFTGEFTQLRRALTDPGWQTRSDALRALRNRKGRYTPADLVLIHDGLTDSAAHVRAAAARMLGLIAEPPGSLLQKTLVRVALHDSDAETRVAAARAIGMLREYITTPQLLDQLSSCVFSDDSFVRSSAALVLGELGDMVSAPMLIKHLTKLLTDTDPYAREAAARALGRIGAAAATPDVFAALQLAIEDNEITVHEAASDALARLRDVRQASTLLVATPA, from the coding sequence ATGTTCGATCAGGATACATGGCGCCGGCAAATTGCCGATCAGCTGAATGGCTTCGCGCGCAACCCGCGGCAAGAGATACAGCTTGCTGGCGCGCCAAGCCTGCTGTCGTACCTGGTTGCACGCACGCTCGCGCCATTCCTCGAGGCCTTTCAGCGCGAGCCGATCGCCGCAGTGCTGACGCTCGCCGCAATTACCCATAGCCCCGGCGCCGACCAGATCGTCCAGCGTGCCGCGCGCATGCGCTACCAGTCGGCCGCACAGATCGACCGCGAGCTACGCGCCAGCCGCGACATCCGCATCGCCGTTGAGCAGCTGCTGCTCGAGCTGCAGACGATCGCGCTGGTGCGGCAGCGGCTGAACGGCGGGCGTGAAGAGTGGGCGCGCGGCACGCTCGATCGCGAGCTCGATCTATTCACCGGCGAGTTTACACAGCTGCGCCGGGCGCTCACCGACCCTGGCTGGCAGACGCGCTCCGACGCGCTGCGCGCGCTGCGCAACCGCAAGGGCCGCTACACGCCGGCCGACCTGGTGCTGATCCACGATGGCCTGACCGATAGCGCGGCACATGTGCGTGCCGCCGCCGCGCGGATGCTTGGCCTGATCGCCGAGCCGCCCGGCTCGCTGCTGCAGAAGACGCTGGTGCGCGTCGCACTGCACGACTCGGATGCCGAGACGCGTGTTGCAGCGGCGCGGGCGATCGGCATGCTGCGCGAGTACATCACCACCCCCCAGCTGCTCGACCAGCTGTCGTCGTGTGTGTTCAGCGACGACAGCTTCGTGCGCTCGTCGGCGGCGCTGGTGCTGGGCGAGCTGGGCGATATGGTCAGCGCGCCGATGCTGATCAAGCACCTGACCAAGCTGCTGACCGATACCGATCCCTACGCGCGCGAGGCTGCCGCGCGCGCGCTTGGCCGGATCGGCGCCGCCGCAGCGACCCCCGACGTATTCGCGGCGCTTCAGCTCGCGATTGAAGACAACGAGATCACCGTACACGAGGCCGCCAGCGATGCGCTGGCGCGCCTGCGCGATGTGCGCCAGGCCAGTACGCTGCTGGTTGCCACGCCGGCATAA
- a CDS encoding RNA polymerase sigma-70 factor, with the protein MEDFTTHRPLLFSIAYRMTGSASEAEDIVQESYLRYRAAAPAEIRSAKAYLSTIVTRLSLDYLKSARAQREQYIGPWLPEPLLTADADPELAAVERRETLATAFLVLLESLNPHERAVFLLREVFEYSYDEIGSMLGLSSANCRQIFHRAQAHVAERRPRFEPSPAEQRRLVDRFIQACQRGDMAALTDVLAGDVVAWSDGGGKATSALQPVYGREKVLRFLAGLLGKAPAGLSFASALVNGAPALLLFVGDVLLYSTTLTLADGRIQALHTVLNPDKLAYLRRQLRG; encoded by the coding sequence ATGGAAGACTTCACCACTCACCGCCCGCTGCTGTTCTCGATCGCCTACCGTATGACCGGCAGCGCCAGCGAGGCCGAAGACATTGTGCAGGAGAGCTACCTGCGCTACCGCGCGGCCGCGCCGGCCGAGATCCGCTCGGCTAAGGCCTACCTGAGCACGATCGTCACGCGGCTGAGCCTCGACTACCTCAAGTCGGCGCGGGCGCAGCGCGAGCAGTACATCGGGCCGTGGCTACCCGAGCCGCTGCTGACGGCCGACGCCGACCCCGAGCTGGCTGCGGTCGAGCGGCGCGAGACGCTTGCGACGGCGTTCCTGGTGCTGCTCGAGTCGCTCAACCCGCACGAGCGCGCGGTGTTCCTGCTGCGCGAGGTGTTCGAGTACAGCTACGACGAGATCGGCTCGATGCTCGGCCTGAGCAGCGCGAACTGCCGCCAGATCTTCCACCGTGCCCAGGCACACGTGGCCGAGCGCCGCCCGCGCTTCGAGCCATCGCCGGCCGAACAGCGCCGGCTGGTCGATCGCTTCATCCAGGCGTGCCAGCGCGGTGATATGGCCGCGCTCACCGATGTGCTGGCCGGCGACGTGGTCGCCTGGTCCGACGGCGGCGGCAAGGCTACGTCGGCGCTGCAGCCGGTGTACGGTCGTGAGAAGGTACTGCGCTTCCTGGCCGGCCTGCTCGGCAAGGCCCCGGCCGGCCTCTCCTTCGCATCAGCGCTTGTGAATGGCGCGCCCGCGCTACTGCTGTTCGTTGGCGACGTGCTCTTGTACTCCACCACGCTCACGCTCGCCGACGGGCGCATTCAGGCGCTGCACACGGTGCTTAACCCCGATAAGCTGGCCTACCTGCGCCGGCAGCTCCGCGGGTAG
- a CDS encoding response regulator transcription factor produces MQQRRVLIVDDESGLRELVRINLEHEGFAVFQAESGTQSLTMVREEQPDLVIMDVMMPEMDGWEACKKLREFSQVPVLMLTARVQSQDIVTGLDSGADDYLGKPFNMDELMARVRALLRRVPSPNRPIVAGSDEIQINKQKREVRVRNEPVDLTPTEYDLLVLLAENAGTVMEHEVLLRGVWGQEYTKDNDYLKVYIWHLRRKIELDPRDPKLLLTEWGVGYRLVP; encoded by the coding sequence ATGCAGCAACGAAGAGTTCTGATTGTAGATGACGAATCTGGCCTGCGCGAGCTGGTGCGTATCAATCTCGAGCACGAGGGCTTTGCGGTATTTCAGGCCGAGAGCGGCACCCAGAGCCTGACGATGGTACGCGAAGAGCAGCCGGATCTGGTGATCATGGATGTCATGATGCCCGAGATGGACGGCTGGGAAGCCTGTAAGAAGCTGCGTGAGTTCTCACAGGTGCCGGTGCTCATGCTGACGGCGCGCGTCCAGAGCCAGGATATCGTCACCGGCCTCGACAGCGGCGCCGACGATTATCTGGGCAAACCGTTCAATATGGACGAGCTGATGGCGCGTGTGCGGGCGCTGCTGCGCCGCGTGCCTTCGCCCAACCGGCCGATCGTGGCTGGCAGCGACGAGATTCAGATCAATAAGCAGAAGCGCGAGGTACGCGTGCGCAACGAGCCGGTCGACCTGACGCCGACCGAGTACGACCTGCTGGTGCTGCTGGCCGAAAACGCCGGCACCGTGATGGAGCACGAGGTGCTGCTGCGCGGCGTGTGGGGCCAGGAGTATACCAAAGACAACGATTACCTGAAGGTGTATATCTGGCATCTGCGCCGCAAGATCGAGCTCGACCCGCGCGACCCCAAGCTCCTGCTGACAGAGTGGGGTGTGGGCTACCGGCTAGTTCCGTAG
- the proB gene encoding glutamate 5-kinase: MNTLSTLSNSSLRRIVVKLGTNVLTAGTDHLHRPRMVELIRQITDARTRGVEVVLVSSGAVAAGRERLQFPPRRKDLPFKQLLAAVGQSRLMHIYEQIFDLYGVPVAQTLLTREDLRDRHRYLNARNTLLACLLHGVLPIINENDVVAVDEIRLGDNDTLSALVANLVDADLLLILSDIDGLYSADPRRDPSARLIPEVRAIDDAIYALAGGSNTRGTGGMLTKIHAADLATHSGTAVTITSGATPDVILRVLAGEPLGTHFPAITTQLESRKRWVLAETARHSRVIADTGAAQALTTGGKSLLPAGVIGIEGDFERGQTIRIYNGTGSEIARGLAQYSARDVRLIKGLRSAQIAETLGYDYGPEVVHRDDMVLL, from the coding sequence ATGAACACACTTTCTACTTTATCTAACTCATCGCTTCGTCGCATCGTCGTCAAGCTCGGCACGAACGTGCTCACCGCCGGAACCGATCACCTGCACCGCCCGCGCATGGTCGAGCTCATCCGCCAGATCACCGACGCGCGCACACGCGGGGTCGAGGTGGTGCTGGTGAGCTCGGGCGCGGTGGCGGCTGGTCGCGAGCGGCTCCAGTTCCCGCCACGCCGCAAAGACCTGCCGTTCAAGCAGCTGTTGGCCGCCGTGGGCCAGAGCCGGCTGATGCACATCTACGAGCAGATCTTCGACCTGTACGGCGTCCCGGTGGCGCAAACGCTGCTGACACGCGAGGATCTGCGCGACCGCCACCGCTACCTGAACGCGCGCAACACGCTGCTGGCTTGCCTGCTCCACGGCGTGCTGCCGATCATCAATGAGAACGACGTGGTAGCGGTCGATGAGATCCGCCTGGGCGACAACGACACGCTCTCGGCGCTGGTGGCCAACCTGGTCGACGCCGATCTGCTGCTGATCCTGAGCGACATCGACGGGCTCTATTCGGCCGACCCGCGCCGCGACCCGAGCGCCCGGCTCATCCCCGAGGTGCGCGCGATCGACGACGCGATCTACGCGCTGGCCGGCGGCAGCAATACCCGCGGCACCGGCGGCATGCTCACCAAGATCCACGCGGCCGACCTGGCTACCCATAGCGGCACGGCGGTGACGATCACGAGCGGCGCGACGCCCGACGTGATTTTGCGCGTGCTGGCGGGCGAACCACTTGGCACGCACTTCCCGGCGATCACGACGCAGCTCGAGAGCCGCAAGCGCTGGGTGCTGGCCGAGACGGCGCGCCACAGCCGGGTGATCGCCGATACCGGCGCGGCTCAAGCGCTCACTACCGGCGGCAAAAGCCTGCTGCCGGCCGGGGTGATTGGCATCGAGGGTGATTTCGAGCGTGGGCAGACCATCCGGATCTACAATGGCACCGGCAGCGAGATCGCCCGTGGCCTGGCGCAGTATAGCGCGCGCGACGTGCGGCTGATCAAGGGGCTGCGCTCGGCTCAGATCGCCGAGACGCTCGGCTACGACTATGGCCCCGAGGTGGTTCATCGCGACGATATGGTGCTGCTGTAG
- a CDS encoding glutamate-5-semialdehyde dehydrogenase — protein MPDLTAMGQRARRAARTLALAPTAQKNAALEAIAAALTARAAEVLAANALDLQRGRAAGMAESLLDRMLLTPARLEAIAADTRSVARLPDPVGEQFDQAVLPNGLRVHRRRVPLGVVGVIYEARPNVTVDIAALCLKSGNAAILRGGKEITSSCAALTAILRDALALAGLPADAIQVIDDPDRALVEQLLRLDAYVDVIIPRGGAALHAFCREKATIPVITGGIGVCHVYVDQAADLEQVVPIVRNAKVQRPSVCNALDTVLIHRAVAAQALPLIARDLLAQGVELRADEESLAILRDAGLAGQRVVPAQASDYGTEFMALILSIRVVEGLDQALDHIARFGNHSDAIITEDRAAADQFIATVDSAAVFVNASTRFNDGGQLGLGAEIAVSTQKLHVRGPMALRELTSYKWVVEGDGHVRP, from the coding sequence ATGCCTGACCTTACCGCAATGGGCCAGCGCGCCCGCCGCGCCGCACGCACACTGGCGCTGGCGCCAACCGCGCAGAAGAATGCCGCGCTCGAGGCGATCGCCGCCGCGCTGACTGCGCGCGCCGCCGAGGTGCTGGCGGCCAACGCGCTCGATCTGCAACGCGGGCGCGCCGCTGGCATGGCCGAGTCGCTGCTCGACCGCATGCTGCTGACACCGGCCCGGCTCGAGGCGATTGCCGCCGACACGCGCAGCGTCGCACGGCTGCCCGACCCGGTCGGCGAGCAGTTCGATCAGGCCGTGCTGCCGAATGGGCTGCGCGTCCACCGCCGGCGCGTGCCGCTGGGCGTCGTGGGCGTGATCTACGAGGCCCGCCCGAACGTCACCGTCGATATCGCGGCGCTATGCCTGAAATCGGGCAACGCCGCGATCCTGCGCGGCGGCAAAGAGATCACCAGCTCGTGCGCGGCGCTCACCGCCATTCTGCGCGACGCGCTTGCGCTGGCCGGGCTGCCCGCCGACGCCATCCAGGTGATCGATGACCCCGATCGCGCGCTGGTCGAGCAGCTGCTGCGGCTCGATGCCTATGTCGATGTGATCATCCCACGCGGCGGCGCAGCGCTGCATGCGTTCTGCCGCGAGAAGGCCACCATCCCGGTGATTACCGGCGGCATCGGCGTGTGCCATGTGTATGTCGACCAGGCCGCCGACCTGGAGCAGGTTGTGCCGATCGTGCGCAACGCCAAGGTGCAGCGCCCCAGCGTGTGTAACGCGCTCGATACTGTGCTGATCCACCGCGCCGTAGCGGCGCAGGCGCTGCCGTTGATCGCGCGCGACCTGCTGGCCCAGGGCGTCGAGCTGCGCGCCGACGAGGAGTCGCTGGCGATATTGCGCGACGCCGGCCTGGCCGGCCAGCGGGTCGTGCCGGCGCAGGCCAGCGACTACGGCACCGAGTTCATGGCGCTGATCCTCTCGATACGCGTGGTCGAAGGGCTCGACCAGGCGCTCGACCACATCGCGCGCTTCGGCAACCACTCCGACGCGATCATCACCGAGGATCGTGCCGCCGCCGACCAGTTCATCGCTACGGTTGACTCGGCTGCCGTGTTCGTGAATGCCTCGACGCGCTTCAACGACGGCGGCCAGCTCGGCCTGGGCGCCGAAATTGCGGTCAGCACTCAGAAGCTGCACGTGCGCGGCCCCATGGCGCTGCGCGAGCTGACCAGCTACAAGTGGGTGGTCGAGGGTGATGGCCACGTGCGGCCCTAG